Proteins found in one Pseudorasbora parva isolate DD20220531a chromosome 11, ASM2467924v1, whole genome shotgun sequence genomic segment:
- the clic2 gene encoding chloride intracellular channel protein 2 — protein MALRQDSDKEPRIELFIKAGHDGENVGNCPFCQRLFMVLWLKGVKFTVTTVDMRKKPEELKDLAPGTNPPFLLYNGTLKTDFIKIEEFLETTLAPPRYPHLSPRYKESFDVGADIFAKFSAFIKNSPKSAFHEKALLKEFKRLDEYLNTPLQDELDQNISVSKRKFLDGNRLTLADCNLLPKLHVIKVAARKYCSFEIPAQFTEVWRYLQNACEREEFSQTCPADIEIEKAYLSVAKRN, from the exons ATGGCACTCAGACAAGACTCAGATAAAGAACCACGAATTGAGCTCTTCATAAAG GCGGGTCATGATGGAGAAAATGTGGGGAACTGTCCCTTCTGCCAGAGACTCTTCATGGTTCTTTGGCTGAAAGGAGTCAAGTTTACAGTAACCACTGTTGACATGAGGAA GAaaccagaagagctgaaggatTTAGCACCAGGTACCAACCCTCCTTTCCTCCTGTACAATGGCACGCTGAAGACTGACTTCATTAAGATCGAAGAGTTCCTGGAGACCACACTCGCCCCTCCTCG ATATCCTCATCTCAGCCCTCGCTACAAAGAGTCTTTTGATGTTGGTGCTGACATTTTTGCCAAGTTTTCTGCGTTTATCAAGAACAGCCCAAAAAGTGCTT TCCATGAAAAAGCCTTATTGAAAGAGTTCAAGCGTCTGGATGAATATTTGAACACTCCACTTCAGGATGAGCTAGATCAAAACATCAGCGTATCCAAAAGAAAGTTCCTTGATGGCAACCGCTTGACACTGGCAGACTGCAACTTGCTACCAAAGCTGCACGTCATCAAG gTTGCAGCCAGGAAGTACTGTAGTTTTGAGATTCCTGCTCAGTTCACTGAGGTGTGGCGTTACCTGCAGAATGCATGTGAGAGAGAGGAGTTCAGCCAGACCTGTCCAGCTGACATTGAAATTGAGAAAGCCTATCTGAGTGTGGCCAAGAGGAACTGA
- the slc24a6a gene encoding sodium/potassium/calcium exchanger 3 isoform X1, whose amino-acid sequence MKEEGFSLGWTCFERCGGGMKAVLLSRRQRLFYRLFICAVGLLAVTCFAQILHVTAHSKEDSDLIWIQRRLTQQIIEENQTSSTPRAAIHEFPEDIFTKGQRRHGAILLHVFCAVYMFYALAIVCDVYFVPSLEKICENLHLSEDVAGATFMAAGSSAPELFTSLIGVFITKGDLGVGTIVGSAVFNILVIIGVCGIFSGQTIILTWWPLFRDSMFYILSVLALIMVIYDEKVMWWETIILISMYGVYILIMKFNSQIWGWVEQRFSIPGQPCLVSSLRRDVSVGEASPHCDTSMILLKKGQNAGGQDSPVVMVDELMSLHPHQFSFSEASLRVMITPHFSPRTRLSMAGRMLITERQRLIRNRSPGDSSGSGAGDIAGQDCPGMEGVPWGLENGGALESETQPLEEPRQRGRGEELERVTDIEDAQPKEEEEEEEEEADEEQPFRPLTVPEGRWEQVKWVFSWPLGCLLYYTVPNCVLPRWERWFMVTFVASTLWIAVFSYLMVWMVTIISFTLDIPDVIMGITFLAAGTSVPDCMASLIVARQGMGDMAVSNSIGSNIFDILLGLGFPWALRTLVVDYGSIVFINSKGLVYSVILLLASVFLTVLSVHLNHWRLDRRLGLGLMFLYSIFLLCSICFEKL is encoded by the exons CCCATTCCAAAGAGGATTCAGACCTGATCTGGATCCAGCGTAGACTAACCCAGCAAATCATAGAGGAGAACCAGACATCAAGCACACCGAGAGCTG CTATCCATGAATTTCCAGAGGACATCTTCACTAAGGGACAGAGGAGGCATGGGGCAATTCTACTGCATGTGTTTTGT GCAGTTTATATGTTCTATGCCCTTGCTATTGTCTGCGATGTCTACTTTGTCCCCTCTCTGGAAAAAATCTGTGAG AATCTGCACCTCAGTGAGGATGTTGCAGGTGCCACCTTCATGGCGGCAGGCAGCTCCGCACCCGAGCTTTTCACATCTTTGATTG GTGTGTTCATCACCAAGGGAGACCTGGGGGTGGGAACTATAGTGGGATCAGCTGTCTTCAACATCCTGGTCATCATCGGAGTTTGTGGAATATTTTCTGGACAG ACCATCATTCTGACCTGGTGGCCACTCTTCCGTGACTCTATGTTCTACATCCTCTCTGTGTTGGCCTTGATTATG GTCATATATGATGAAAAAGTAATGTG GTGGGAGACTATAATCCTCATATCAATGTATGGAGTTTATATCCTTATCATGAA GTTTAACAGTCAGATTTGGGGTTGGGTGGAGCAGAGGTTCAGTATTCCAGGTCAGCCGTGTTTGGTGAGCAGTCTGCGCAGAGATGTGTCGGTAGGAGAGGCAAGCCCCCACTGTGACACTTCCATGATCCTCTTGaagaaag gtcAGAATGCGGGTGGCCAGGACTCCCCGGTGGTGATGGTGGATGAGTTGATGAGTCTACACCCACACCAGTTCTCTTTCTCAGAGGCAAGCCTCCGTGTCATGATCACGCCCCACTTCTCCCCCCGCACTCGCCTCAGCATGGCCGGACGCATGCTCATCACTGAG AGGCAGAGACTAATTCGAAACAGGAGCCCTGGAGACAGCAGTGGCAGCGGAGCAGGGGACATTGCCGGCCAAGATTGTCCAGGCATGGAGGGAGTTCCTTGGGGTTTGGAGAATGGAGGGGCCCTTGAGAGTGAAACGCAACCACTGGAGGAACCCAGACAGAGAGGACGAGGAGAGGAGTTAGAACGAGTAACAGATATAGAGGACGCACAGCctaaagaggaagaggaggaggaagaagaagaggCAGATGAAGAACAACCCTTCAGACCTCTTACTGTTCCAG AGGGGCGCTGGGAGCAAGTGAAATGGGTGTTTTCATGGCCCTTAGGCTGCCTGCTGTACTACACTGTTCCCAACTGTGTTTTGCCCCGCTGGGAGCGCTGGTTCATGGTTACCTTTGTGGCCTCAACACTCTGGATTGCAGTGTTCTCCTACCTCATGGTGTGGATG GTCACCATTATCAGTTTTACACTGGACATTCCAGATGTTATCATGGGTATTACATTTCTAGCAGCAGGCACCAGTGTCCCAGACTGCATGGCTAGTCTCATAGTTGCCCGTCAAG GTATGGGAGATATGGCGGTGTCCAACTCTATCGGCAGCAACATCTTTGACATTCTGCTGGGTCTTGGTTTCCCATGGGCTTTGCGCACTCTAGTGGTTGATTATGGGTCAATA GTCTTCATTAACAGTAAGGGGCTTGTGTACTCAGTGATTCTCCTTCTCGCTTCAGTTTTTCTTACT GTACTGAGCGTgcacctgaaccactggaggctGGACCGGAGGTTAGGCCTTGGGCTTATGTTCCTGTATTCCATCTTCCTGCTCTGCTCCATCTGCTTTGAGAAACTCTAG
- the slc24a6a gene encoding sodium/potassium/calcium exchanger 3 isoform X2, with translation MKEEGFSLGWTCFERCGGGMKAVLLSRRQRLFYRLFICAVGLLAVTCFAQILHVTAHSKEDSDLIWIQRRLTQQIIEENQTSSTPRAAIHEFPEDIFTKGQRRHGAILLHVFCAVYMFYALAIVCDVYFVPSLEKICENLHLSEDVAGATFMAAGSSAPELFTSLIGVFITKGDLGVGTIVGSAVFNILVIIGVCGIFSGQTIILTWWPLFRDSMFYILSVLALIMVIYDEKVMWWETIILISMYGVYILIMKFNSQIWGWVEQRFSIPGQPCLVSSLRRDVSVGEASPHCDTSMILLKKGQNAGGQDSPVVMVDELMSLHPHQFSFSERQRLIRNRSPGDSSGSGAGDIAGQDCPGMEGVPWGLENGGALESETQPLEEPRQRGRGEELERVTDIEDAQPKEEEEEEEEEADEEQPFRPLTVPEGRWEQVKWVFSWPLGCLLYYTVPNCVLPRWERWFMVTFVASTLWIAVFSYLMVWMVTIISFTLDIPDVIMGITFLAAGTSVPDCMASLIVARQGMGDMAVSNSIGSNIFDILLGLGFPWALRTLVVDYGSIVFINSKGLVYSVILLLASVFLTVLSVHLNHWRLDRRLGLGLMFLYSIFLLCSICFEKL, from the exons CCCATTCCAAAGAGGATTCAGACCTGATCTGGATCCAGCGTAGACTAACCCAGCAAATCATAGAGGAGAACCAGACATCAAGCACACCGAGAGCTG CTATCCATGAATTTCCAGAGGACATCTTCACTAAGGGACAGAGGAGGCATGGGGCAATTCTACTGCATGTGTTTTGT GCAGTTTATATGTTCTATGCCCTTGCTATTGTCTGCGATGTCTACTTTGTCCCCTCTCTGGAAAAAATCTGTGAG AATCTGCACCTCAGTGAGGATGTTGCAGGTGCCACCTTCATGGCGGCAGGCAGCTCCGCACCCGAGCTTTTCACATCTTTGATTG GTGTGTTCATCACCAAGGGAGACCTGGGGGTGGGAACTATAGTGGGATCAGCTGTCTTCAACATCCTGGTCATCATCGGAGTTTGTGGAATATTTTCTGGACAG ACCATCATTCTGACCTGGTGGCCACTCTTCCGTGACTCTATGTTCTACATCCTCTCTGTGTTGGCCTTGATTATG GTCATATATGATGAAAAAGTAATGTG GTGGGAGACTATAATCCTCATATCAATGTATGGAGTTTATATCCTTATCATGAA GTTTAACAGTCAGATTTGGGGTTGGGTGGAGCAGAGGTTCAGTATTCCAGGTCAGCCGTGTTTGGTGAGCAGTCTGCGCAGAGATGTGTCGGTAGGAGAGGCAAGCCCCCACTGTGACACTTCCATGATCCTCTTGaagaaag gtcAGAATGCGGGTGGCCAGGACTCCCCGGTGGTGATGGTGGATGAGTTGATGAGTCTACACCCACACCAGTTCTCTTTCTCAGAG AGGCAGAGACTAATTCGAAACAGGAGCCCTGGAGACAGCAGTGGCAGCGGAGCAGGGGACATTGCCGGCCAAGATTGTCCAGGCATGGAGGGAGTTCCTTGGGGTTTGGAGAATGGAGGGGCCCTTGAGAGTGAAACGCAACCACTGGAGGAACCCAGACAGAGAGGACGAGGAGAGGAGTTAGAACGAGTAACAGATATAGAGGACGCACAGCctaaagaggaagaggaggaggaagaagaagaggCAGATGAAGAACAACCCTTCAGACCTCTTACTGTTCCAG AGGGGCGCTGGGAGCAAGTGAAATGGGTGTTTTCATGGCCCTTAGGCTGCCTGCTGTACTACACTGTTCCCAACTGTGTTTTGCCCCGCTGGGAGCGCTGGTTCATGGTTACCTTTGTGGCCTCAACACTCTGGATTGCAGTGTTCTCCTACCTCATGGTGTGGATG GTCACCATTATCAGTTTTACACTGGACATTCCAGATGTTATCATGGGTATTACATTTCTAGCAGCAGGCACCAGTGTCCCAGACTGCATGGCTAGTCTCATAGTTGCCCGTCAAG GTATGGGAGATATGGCGGTGTCCAACTCTATCGGCAGCAACATCTTTGACATTCTGCTGGGTCTTGGTTTCCCATGGGCTTTGCGCACTCTAGTGGTTGATTATGGGTCAATA GTCTTCATTAACAGTAAGGGGCTTGTGTACTCAGTGATTCTCCTTCTCGCTTCAGTTTTTCTTACT GTACTGAGCGTgcacctgaaccactggaggctGGACCGGAGGTTAGGCCTTGGGCTTATGTTCCTGTATTCCATCTTCCTGCTCTGCTCCATCTGCTTTGAGAAACTCTAG
- the urp1 gene encoding urotensin-related peptide 1 — MLSLALLYILAVVCSARRTHALPLYSDAALPQQEELIQKLMAEVEEGQSNDLTEQRDIKTVLPVLLQRGTKETLQQEKINNMVDDLKAVVIKLAAADNLRSQGYLRSEQSLPKNKRACFWKYCVTN, encoded by the exons ATGTTGTCACTGGCACTGCTCTACATTCTGGCCGTGGTTTGCTCTGCGAGGAGAACTCATGCACTGCCTCTATATTCAGACGCGGCGCTGCCACAGCAGGAAG AACTGATTCAGAAACTGATGGCAGAGGTTGAGGAGGGACAAAGTAATGACTTAACAGAGCAAAGGGACATCAAAACCGTGCTCCCTGTCCTGCTCCAGAGAG GTACAAAAGAAACTTTGCAgcaagagaaaataaataacatg GTGGATGACTTAAAAGCAGTTGTCATAAAACTAGCAGCCGCCGATAACCTGCGTTCTCAAGGCTATCTACGATCTGAGCAAAGCTTGCCCAAAAATAAGAGAG CCTGTTTTTGGAAATATTGTGTTACAAACTAG